The genomic stretch CTACATGCAGCTACTGAAGTGATATGTGCTCAATGTGTTGCATCATCATATGCCTGAGGCGCAGAAGAAGACACATCTGTTCAAGTTCTTTCATGTTCGAGAGCTTGAGGAACTACTCGGGACCTGAAGTGGTATATTCTCAGTTGGCTGCGTCATTCATATGCCTCCTGAGGTACAGAAGAAGAAACATCTgttcaaagttcttccatgctacAGAGTTTGAGGAAACTACTGAAGTGATACATGCTCAGTGGGGTGCATGTTTGCAAGTACGGCAACAACATGCTAGACTTGGTATATTTATATAGATAATATTAATGATGCTCTCGTAGAAAATCTTAACTTTCACATATCTGGGATGAAGCGATGAAATCGCAAGTAGTACTGGAGTCTGGTGCAATTGCTAAATTTTTCCGCTGGAGAAGTAGGTTTCTGTTGCATTTGGAGGTTATATAAATTGGAAAGGATGGTTTCTGTACACCCTTGAAGTCTTGATGAACGTTGCAATGAAGTGAAAACGGAGGCATCAGACACATTCCTTTCTTTGAGAGCCAACCAAGCACTGCTTTTCTTGTTTGTAACATGCTTTATTAGTTTCTCCACTTTGTCACTATTTTTTTATGCTAATCTCGAAGGAAGTTGTATTCCAATATGCTCTAACCTTCTTTTTTTACTCTGCTTCTTTTCCTGCCTTGTCGGTCTTACCACATCGATCGATATCTATAAGATTTGCTACTAGCGCTTAATTACACTCAATTAGTCAGCTATGCTTTGTGGCTTTGTGCATGTCTAATGTCCTGTCATGCGTAATATGTAGCTTGGAGAAACATATAAAAGGGAGGAGGCCGGTGAGTGGGGAGAAATATATAGAGGAGAGAAAAGAGGGAGAGTGCGATCGATTggtaaagtagaagatgaaggagGCCGCAGCGGAGCTGGGCCACCTGCTGGTGTTTGCTTTCCTCTTCTGCCTTGGCGCCTACATGGTGACGCCGGTGATCACCGACTTGACGATGGCGGTGCTCTGCCCCGGCCAAGACCAATGCTCCCTCGCCATCTACCTCACCGGCCTCCAGCAAGCTGTACGTACACCCTCGCACTCTCAGCAAACGTCCGCATGAGGCCAGGTGATCTGATTAGATTTTAATTTCTGCATGCATGCCAACGGCCAAGCTGCATGCCTGCTAATGCCTTATCTTAGCAGATATCAGAtcaatcgggttatatgttgcttcttcttgttgttttcGCTTGAGCATTTCGTGAGGCTGGTGAGATTGTAGGGAGACGGGGACAGGGGAGAGTGGAAGCTCCACTACTCACGCCTGCTTTTGCAGTTTTCCCCATCAGATCAGTTTTGCCATCCAGATGCCCCCAAAAATGGTTGCTTCTAGCCACCGTCTTGAACAAGGCAAACTTCCCCGATTCCTAAGGAAACCGGCCTGGGTTCCCGTATATTTTCTTGAGTTTCTTTCGTCTCTCTAGAGCCAAGACAAGTACACTAACTCTAGACAGTAAACTAACCCAAAGCAGCCTTTTTCTATTCTTCTTGATGAGGTATATCCCCCACAGGGTCAATAAAACGTATATCCCCCAAAAACAGAGGGAAAGAATGAGACAGGGCTCAACCTGCACTTGCAAAAGCTACCGGACTCTTTCTTTTGAAAAGTTCGCCACTTGCTATTCATCCAATAAGCCACCTTACAACACAAGCGTGACACACGACAAATACACAAAGATGGAATAACTGCTCTAGCACAACCTCGAAAAACACCGCACTAAACTGAAAATTATAAACATGAACACTTGACCAGGAGGCGAGGTAGTTTGAGTCGCTGAACAAAGCCTTCGCTGACCCACCTGCCGAAGAGTTGTTTCGCAAGCTTTGTGAGCCGAAGAAAGTATCAATCACGTAAAGAAAGCGTTGTGAGTTGAAGAGGGCGAGCGGGCAGCCGCCAAGAACGAAGCTAGAAAAGCGATGCTATGGTATCATATCCAGTATATTGGGGTCAGAGTGTCAGACTACAAATGACCAATAATTGGTACATACTCCGCTCGTATCAACGGCTGCTGCTACTCGAAGCCAACCTGTAAATTAATTGGGCAACTCTTCTTCTTAAGGCCTATTTGATTCGAAGATTCGAAAAATGCAGGAATAGGAAAAAACATATTTTTTGCGAGAAATAGGAAAAAACATATGATTGCATATTATATCCATTTTAATTCTATAGGATTTTTGTGTGTTTGATTACCCGAAAACCACTGCAGATCACCGGCCTGGGTGCACTGGTGGTGACGCCAGTCGTCGGGAACCTGTCCGACAGATATGGCCGCAAGGCGTTGCTGGCTCTCCCGGCAACCCTGTCCGTCGTTCCACTTGGTAAACTCTTCAATCTTTCATGTAGCACACAGATGGAATCCTAACCAATAACATTTTATTTCGTGTGGGCCTAGCCATTCTGGCGCTTAAACAGAGGAGGCCATACTTCTATGCGTACTATGTGGCCAAGACGCTGACGGCGATGGTCTCCGAGGGCACCATGACGTGCATCTCGCTCGCTTACGTGGTATCTAGCTTGCCGCTCTCCTCAACCAGTCCAGCTCACCTGGATGCATGTGTGGATGATCATGCGCTGGACTCAATGTGCAGGCTGACAAGGTGCCGAAGGAACAACGGGCGGCAGCCTTCGGGGTGTTCTACGGCGTCTGCACCGCCGGCTTCGTCGCAGGCACCATTGTGGCCCCCTTTCTCTCAGTATCCTCTACATTCCAGGTATATACATGTGCTGGTTGGTCTTGTGTCGCACGGTCGCACCAGGGCAGCTGCCTTGTTTCTTGATTTGTTATGCTTTCTGCAGGTGGCAACCTTGGCGGCAGTTGCTGCGGTGGTGTACATGAGGGCCTTCGTCCAGGAGACGGACGGCGGAGCATCGCTGCTGCGTGACGAGGAGGTCGCCATTTTGCTCTTTGTTCCCTCGTCCAGTGCCGAAGAGGTGTCGCCGAGGCTCCCGCCTCTCCGGATGGCATCCTCGCTGTCGGAAGTAGCCGCCATTTTTACCAGCAGGTGACATGCCTTTCTGAACTTGATTGTTGTGTTGGCATGCCTTTCTCAACTGAGAATAAGAGCAACTAACCTTTGACCTTTCAACTAAGCGGACAGGGTTTCTTTCTGTTACTAGCTCACAAACACAATAGGTTGAGACTTCCAATTCATCAGCTCGTTCTTACCAGCTCCTTTGCGTTTAGGTGAATAGCACTTTTTTCCTTTGATGGAAACTGTAGGGctccactatatatatattttttggttTATGTTACATGTGTACAAGAGTTGTGTACAAAAAGAAAAGGAAGCCAATCAGATAAAGCTGTCCACCTAGGCCAAGAAGAGGCTATATTTCCTCATTTTGCTATATTTAAGTCATTGGGCTCTTCCTTAGTGAGATGATAGGAATTAGTGAGATGACAGGAATTGAGCTCTGGTCGATGGGTGTGCCACTGCGATCCTAACCATTGGGCTCTTCCTTAGTGAGATGAGAGGACTCGAACTCTGGTCGATGGGTGTGCCACTGCGATCCTAACCATTGGGCTACTGCCCCGTTCTTCCTGCTACAAAAACCAGAAACAAGTCAGTAATAAAATCAATATCAAACCATGGTCTTTTATGGAAAAAAAGAATAAAATGTTCCCCCCATCTATTCTCCGGTAGATAATGTAGCATGATATTTCCTTAGGTTACCTACTGAATACCTGCAAATCACTTGCAGCTCATCTTTCATGAGGGCAGCAGTCATCACATTTTTCAATAGCCTTGGTGAAGCAGGCCTGCAAACTGCATTATTGGTACTCCCTTCTGTGCTCTTTATAGAACTCAGTAAACTGAATCGATGTCTTGCATTGCGTGTTTTTTCAATTGTACCTGATTGATATCTGAATGTGCTTCTACTGTTCTGTCTTTTGTGATACAATTACAAATGCAGTACTTCCTGAAGGCGCAGTTCCACTATACCAAGAACCAGTATGCAAATTTGCTGCTTATTCTTGGCATCACCGAAAGTTTCTCACAGGTACAGGTTCATTAGCAATGTTTTCCTACGACATCTTCATTTTATGACCATTTCCGGCCtcagaatttactttgatgaacCAGAGGCAGTTTATGATCTATAATCTATGCAGCTGACCATAATGCCTCTCCTAGCGCCAAAGCTGGGTGAGCAGAAGCTACTTGTTGTGGCACTTCTAGGTAGCTGCGTGCATGTAAGGGGGTTATTGTAGCACTCCTGCTTCGTCTTCTTTTTAATTTAACTATCTTGCTAgaataattttcaaatttggtttgatttGGCGTGGATGCTGCAGGGATTCTTGTACAGCATTGCATGGTCATTCTGGGTATGCAACTGATCAAATGGCACTACAGTAAATGCTGGGCAATTGTTTGGTATTATACATGCTAAATTTGATGTTTTGTTGAAGGTCCCTTATCTTGCTGCAAGCTTTGTGATTCTAAGCACTTTGGTCGGCCCTTGTGTAAGTAGTAATATATCATATCAGTCCCCAATCTTCAGTTTTTGTTTTCGGTTGATGGAACCATGTCAATAATTTTTGAACTGGATATATTCTTAACAGATAAGAAGTATTGTATCAAAAAATGTAGGACCTTCGGAGCAGGTACTGAACTACATCATATATTTTTTATTCACAGAAAAAATAAACGTGCTTATTTTTATTCGCGAATAATTTTTGCAGCATTTTTTTAATGTTTATTCAAGGGAATGGTTCAAGGGTGTATCACAGGAATCAGCTCAACTGCACATGTCATATCTCCGCTAGTATTTACTCCCCTAACAGGTACGAATCTATCATTATATTTACTTTGCACCAATTCAGAAAAGGTTCCCCTGCATGACATTCTTACTTCTTCCGTTCTTATCTCACTGCCCACAAGCTTAGCCAAAGATTCATTAAAGATAACTTTTCTCCAATTGGTTTCACAGCCTGGTTCCTATCGGAAACCGCACCTTTCAATTTCAAAGGTTTTAGCCTTGCCTGTGCTGGATTTGCAACGGTAGGATCCCTAACTGAACATGCCATCACTACGGTTGAGTTATTTTGCTGTAGAACTGAAACCTTGCCATCCCTTTTTTGTTTTTACAGGTACTTCTTGATATATAGAATTTCTATGCACTTGATACTGACTTCTATTTTGTATTGTACACCTTGCAGTTGGTAGCTCTCACAATGAGCCTTATTATGAGGGGCAGCAGAAGTTCAGCCGATTAATAAATAGAAGACCGAGTCAATACATGCCTATTTACATACGACAGATCTCTAGAATGCTAATACTCTCCTCGTCCTTACTCCGTATCAGTAGACATGGTAAACTTCGATAGTTGTTGTATCCTTCACAATGGATTGATAGGGATAGAAATAGTGATATAAAGTATCAAAAGTAGAATCATGCCTCAGTTTAATTGTAAATTTAATTTGATAATTGACACTACAAGGATGATTGGACATAGCTAATTAGTTAGGAATGTAAGGGTGAAGTTTCGTGGAGTTTACTTGGGAGCCTAGTTTGCGTCAAATttatacgggttcggtgacccccTCAAGAGTTCCTTAGTTGATCGAGGatttcccttttggtgggaaggatcgaggagaataTGGTGTGTTATGGTGGCATTTGGAGCGCATTGTgcttccacaccgctccaacggagagtagccctGCAAGGGTGTGAACTTCAGGATATATCGTCATCTCCGCGTGTCCTGGTTACTCCTCAACCCGAGATCCTTTACTTAAGCACTTAACTTTGTGATAGCTTTCGTGCCCGATGTTCTATATCTTACTATCATCATATTGCTTATgttgcttagcataggttgttggtgcatatAGGTATAGTTTTATAGGCTTTATGCTTGACAAGTAAATGTTAGTTTTATGGGTTTTCTgttctcgtgcccctggttcgttagttgtactcagttttccccaaccgcttaacttttcctcagttttcccctccctctagtttgaaacccctcgcagacgctcggacgggagggttgccgtctggtcagaggccttgaccgttaccggtgacggctagggagccgcggtggttttgaattgaccgttgctttcgaattgtgttgactgttgactggaggagctcacccaaagctttcccctctgcccgagactggaggagctcacacaccgcccctccgccgccacaccGTCccgccctcctaccttatggcgtcgtccgccgccgagctgcccccgcccccaccaccacccccgggagctggagaaggctcctcctccaccagatctagatctacccctgtcGCGGAGTTTGTATATCCGTCTGGTGTGCCGCCTCTTCACGTCAGTCGCGGAGAAGATTGAGAATCAGAGGGATCTAacacatggattccatctggataagcatcgtctgcctatgtgaattaacagtaggcagttttgagcgccaatcgttgttgctcaactaactgcgttgcttttcgaataagaTTGATCCAGCGctagcttttcggctggtggttaggctggattctagctttacgcgtgattctaaacgctataagaatgagttttacttccctgcggtggttgcaaccaccatctcgttgagggatttgaaagctaacatctacgattaGTACACCTGGGGCTCtcgcgatgcagttcatttcgaatatttcaacaacacggagcgaagatttgttccactaatttccgatcaTGATCCGGGAATtctttttttgctttgaatgcttgttGCCAGTTCGGTAAAATtcatatccatgtggacaggggccaggcatcatctggtgctggggcatcatcaggtggtcgggcatcatgtctctctactgctgctgcctctgctaatagtgtgcgtcgcggcgctccttgtaggtccacagcagcaccatctgtcccaagtgctagtggtagccagatcgttcctgcggtcgatgtggaggacaatgcagagattggggatcagtctcctcaagatgatgaggatgagttgatgtttcccgaattggtagatcgatgccgtaagcaggcaatggaggatcaatacatggaagatattgcttttggtgtcagatttgatgacactgatgatgaagagaagaatgagaacaatgacagcctcgttttagccgattacgaaggtgatgacttgccaacaattgagtggaacagggaggatccgcagcttgcagaaggcaccgtatttcaaacgatgatggactgtcgtaatgcaattactacatattgcattctctctaagaataattatgaggttattaaaagtgagccaggtaggttcatagttaaatgcccatacaagaggtgtaggtggaggctgcatgcatccacaacgcGCAGAAGCaccttggttcaggtactacgccaaccagttgtgtattttagatcacggtgtaaaatttgttaactgttactgacatcccttatcattatgtttcagataaagaagaatgagGAGGTCCATAGGTTTCCACCTCGAGGGGGAGCGCCAGAGGTGAAaaaaaagctagcgaagactaggtggttgacagatataatcctagattggttGAGAGAAACTCCtacacttggtccaacagcactcaaGAAAAAGATGCTTGAGAAGTTTCAAATAACAGTACCTtagatgaggatgttctatgcaaaggaaatggctcttgacaagatcaatggtccattgaatgaaagctttcagttgatttacactttcaaagttgaagtggagatggctagtccagccaGTGTTGtaccgatagacaagcatacagttccctacaaattgaaaagcgggaaggtaatgcataaggaatattttagaagggcttttgtttgtttcaaagcttgctggaaaagctttctggacggttgcaggccttatttggccgtggatgcaacaactcttcatggaaggtttaaaggacagttagttgctgctactgcagttgatggacacagTTGGATGTTCCatgttgcttatggagttttggaggttgagtcagaggaaagttggacttggtttctgcagaatttgcgcgaccttataggtcaaccaccaggacttgttatccacatagacgcttgcaaaggtttggagagtgcggtagaagcagtattccctggagtggagcatagggaatgtatgcgacacttggtacagaattttacaaagaaattcaagggtaaagtttttactgacaacctatggccagcttcatacacatgcagctctaggaagcatctcgtttcatttggatgtgttgtataaacaaaaacccggggtgaaggagtacttggatgaacatcatggtagggtgtggtcaagaagccaattcaatgaaatttgcaagatagactatgtaacaagtaaccttgcggagagtttcaattcaaaggtcaagtcattgaaagggcttatgatgtggcaaatatttgataagattaggaagatgatcatgataaagatcgatctgcgtcaaagaattgcatccacaaaatatgttggccatctcatgctcccatctttgattaagtctttgcatgacaggacaaaacaattgaagatgcaatgcgtcagaaaaggaatggaggctaaggtaacctacactgacagtaaaaacatgttgtggaggtatccagtgagtttggttgataggacatgccattgtacgggatggcagatccgtgggataccctgcatacacgcattgtttttcatgagtgttatagggggtgaagaatgtgaagttgatcagtatgtgtcagagtatttctctgttgccaaatttagggttgcatatgctatgaatgttcctaccttgttggaaaaagaccaatggatgaaagtcgatccagacttcaaactgtactctccagtttttactagaccggcaggtaggccaaggaagaataggatcagagctagtacAGAGGGTGGTGCATCGATTCGaagacgtaagtgcaaacgttgtggaatccctggacacattgctaggctttgttaaaatggagttgacccaacttttggaatggaagatcaggcgggagaaGCAAATGcaaaggagaatgaagcagcaattcaacatgaggagattgaagcagcaattcagcatgaggagattgaagcagcaattcagcatgaggagattgaagcagcaattcaacatgaggagattgaagcagcaattcagcatgaggagattgaaccgatggatcgagagctgaTTGAACCGATGTATCTAGAGCtggttgaaccgatggatcgagagcagagggaacagatggatcgagagctgctttaaccgatgagtctagaggagaggcaATAGATGGATCGAGAGTGCTTTGAATGTAGTATGGCCCAGCTGAGTGCTAACTTCAAAGAGCAGattgcagaagaaaaagcacaagcttcgcagaagaagaacaagaaagagggcaaaaggaaggtagacac from Lolium rigidum isolate FL_2022 chromosome 4, APGP_CSIRO_Lrig_0.1, whole genome shotgun sequence encodes the following:
- the LOC124706149 gene encoding hippocampus abundant transcript 1 protein-like yields the protein MKEAAAELGHLLVFAFLFCLGAYMVTPVITDLTMAVLCPGQDQCSLAIYLTGLQQAITGLGALVVTPVVGNLSDRYGRKALLALPATLSVVPLAILALKQRRPYFYAYYVAKTLTAMVSEGTMTCISLAYVADKVPKEQRAAAFGVFYGVCTAGFVAGTIVAPFLSVSSTFQVATLAAVAAVVYMRAFVQETDGGASLLRDEEVAILLFVPSSSAEEVSPRLPPLRMASSLSEVAAIFTSSSSFMRAAVITFFNSLGEAGLQTALLYFLKAQFHYTKNQYANLLLILGITESFSQLTIMPLLAPKLGEQKLLVVALLGSCVHGFLYSIAWSFWVPYLAASFVILSTLVGPCIRSIVSKNVGPSEQGMVQGCITGISSTAHVISPLVFTPLTAWFLSETAPFNFKGFSLACAGFATLVALTMSLIMRGSRSSAD